Sequence from the Cuniculiplasma divulgatum genome:
TACGCCCTTGGCCCTGGCGGCCAGTACCGGTATCTTCTGGTAGGTTCCCGCCAGGAATTCATCCTCTATCTTCTGGTAATATCCATTATCCATCATTTTTCAATCACCGTTTTCATTTTTCCCTGAACTGCATTTTCAAGCGGGTTTGATATGGAACCGGAACTGATGACGACCCTTCCGGCTCCACTGGCCAGTGCCTCCCTTGCTGCAATCAGTTTCTTATCCATTCCGTTTCCCACACCCCGTATGGCTTCATCCAGTTCCGTCCCTGCAATATGCGGAACCAGTGAATCTTCACGCATCACACCAGTAACATTTGTCAAAAGAACAAGCAGATCCGCCTTCAGAGAACCTGCTATTGCCGCCGCAGCCCTGTCTCCATCGACATTGAGCGCCTCCCCGTCTTTGCTGACTGCTATTGGAGCTATGACCGGCAACTGGCCAAGATCCATAAGGCCATTCAGGAAGGCCGAATTGACCTCTGTTATCCTCCCTGTGTAGCCACCATCTACAAACATGGGACGCCCGTTCCCGCTCAGTATCTTCAATCGGCTCTTGCGTTCAGCAACCATCAATCCTGCATCGATACCGGTGATGCCCACCGAATTTCTGCCGTATTTTCTCAGGGCAAGAACAATATCGGTGTTTATCCTGCCTTTCATCGCCATAAGAAAGACCTCCATTGTTTGTGCATCCGTATACCTGCTCCTTACTCCGTCAGGAGATGTGACAAATCTGGGTTCAATGCCAAGCCTCATGGTCAGGTCAGTTACCGCCGGCCCACCGCCATGGACAAGAACAATCCGGTCATTCTCATAATATGCAATTTCCTTTATGAGAGAATCTGGAACTCCGCTGCTGGCAATGCTTCCACCAACCTTCACCACTGTGACCATGATCACACCAGCCTGAGAGGGGCAGAATTGAGGCCTGCATTTTCAGGGTATCCCATCATTATGTTCATTGACTGGATTGCATTACCTGCTGCACCCTTGATCAGGTTATCAATTGCTCCTATGGCAACAACTCTGTTCACGTGCCTGTCAATTGCAAATCCCAGGTCCACGAAATTCGATCCGATTACCAGCTTTGGATCCGGGTACCTGAAGAGGCCATTGGGATCCATCATGAACCTTATGAATGGCTCGTTTCGGTACATGGAG
This genomic interval carries:
- a CDS encoding [LysW]-aminoadipate/[LysW]-glutamate kinase, whose amino-acid sequence is MVTVVKVGGSIASSGVPDSLIKEIAYYENDRIVLVHGGGPAVTDLTMRLGIEPRFVTSPDGVRSRYTDAQTMEVFLMAMKGRINTDIVLALRKYGRNSVGITGIDAGLMVAERKSRLKILSGNGRPMFVDGGYTGRITEVNSAFLNGLMDLGQLPVIAPIAVSKDGEALNVDGDRAAAAIAGSLKADLLVLLTNVTGVMREDSLVPHIAGTELDEAIRGVGNGMDKKLIAAREALASGAGRVVISSGSISNPLENAVQGKMKTVIEK